Proteins found in one Betaproteobacteria bacterium genomic segment:
- a CDS encoding DUF2189 domain-containing protein, with protein sequence MNQSAIGANHSVSLPHIHHTGTLRPFHWLKLGWEDLRHHPGASLGHGLLLATFGWVILLLTSTDADLLAAAISGFLLVGPVVGAAFYELSRRRRAREATTFDASLDAAMKGAKSLAWLGVILAALALAWAGVSRTLFHAVLDGSPLAITHSALNTVFDARNADFVLAYFGTGAIFAMAAFVISVISAPMIFHRGTATGTAILASAKAVVLNPGAMLVWAALIAALTAIGFATFLLGLIVILPWIGHATWHAYRDLVK encoded by the coding sequence ATGAATCAATCCGCCATCGGCGCGAATCATTCGGTATCGCTTCCTCATATTCATCACACTGGCACTCTACGCCCCTTCCACTGGCTAAAGCTTGGATGGGAAGATTTGCGCCACCATCCCGGCGCGAGTCTTGGTCACGGGCTGCTTCTTGCCACCTTTGGCTGGGTAATCTTGCTGCTGACCAGTACCGACGCGGATCTGCTGGCCGCCGCCATCTCCGGCTTCTTGCTGGTGGGTCCCGTGGTAGGGGCGGCATTCTACGAACTTTCCCGGCGCCGCCGGGCACGTGAAGCTACTACTTTCGATGCCTCGCTCGACGCCGCCATGAAGGGCGCCAAGTCGCTCGCGTGGTTGGGCGTGATACTCGCCGCGCTCGCGCTGGCTTGGGCGGGCGTTTCGCGCACGCTGTTCCATGCCGTATTGGACGGTTCTCCGCTCGCCATCACGCACAGCGCGCTTAACACCGTATTCGATGCGCGCAATGCCGATTTCGTGCTGGCCTATTTTGGTACTGGCGCCATATTCGCGATGGCGGCATTCGTGATCTCCGTGATATCCGCGCCCATGATCTTTCACCGCGGCACCGCGACCGGCACCGCGATTCTGGCTAGCGCGAAGGCCGTGGTGCTCAATCCTGGCGCCATGCTGGTGTGGGCCGCGCTCATCGCGGCACTAACGGCCATCGGATTCGCGACCTTCCTCCTCGGATTGATTGTCATCTTGCCTTGGATTGGCCATGCCACCTGGCACGCGTACCGGGATCTCGTTAAATAA
- a CDS encoding SMP-30/gluconolactonase/LRE family protein, whose protein sequence is MENTTWQPSMRYPDPAIQIIDESFAKYHVKLAAVERIAHGFRWAEGPAWFGDGRYLLWSDIPNNRIMKWEEETGAVSVYRKPSAYANGNTRDRQGRLVTCEHGGRRVIRTEYDGSTSVIADRYQGKRLNSPNDVVVKSDGSIWFTDPPFGLLSYYEGYRAEQELPMNVYRVDGASGAMSVVESEVNRPNGLCFSPDESLLYLVESGSTPRNVYVYDVVDGGKRLANRRKYTDVGAGSPDGMRCDTDGNLWMGWGMGSAALDGICIFNPAGKLIGRINLPERCANLCFGGLHRNRLFMAASQSVYALYVNTQGAAGG, encoded by the coding sequence ATGGAAAACACCACCTGGCAACCCAGCATGCGCTACCCCGACCCAGCCATTCAGATCATCGATGAAAGCTTCGCCAAGTACCACGTGAAGCTCGCGGCCGTGGAGCGCATCGCCCATGGATTTCGCTGGGCGGAAGGCCCGGCGTGGTTTGGCGACGGGCGCTACTTGTTGTGGAGCGACATCCCCAACAACCGCATCATGAAGTGGGAGGAGGAGACGGGCGCCGTCAGCGTGTACCGCAAGCCGTCCGCTTACGCCAACGGCAATACGCGCGACCGCCAGGGGCGGCTGGTCACCTGCGAGCATGGCGGGCGCCGCGTCATCCGCACGGAGTACGACGGCAGCACGAGCGTGATCGCCGATCGTTATCAGGGCAAGCGGCTGAACTCGCCCAATGACGTAGTGGTGAAATCCGATGGCTCCATCTGGTTCACGGACCCGCCCTTTGGGTTGCTGAGTTACTACGAGGGCTATCGCGCCGAGCAGGAACTGCCCATGAATGTCTATCGCGTGGACGGCGCGAGCGGCGCGATGAGCGTCGTGGAAAGCGAGGTGAACCGCCCCAACGGACTATGCTTCTCGCCTGATGAATCCCTACTCTATCTGGTGGAATCGGGCAGCACGCCGCGCAACGTTTACGTCTACGACGTGGTGGATGGCGGCAAACGCCTCGCCAACCGCCGCAAGTACACCGACGTTGGAGCGGGCTCGCCGGACGGCATGCGTTGCGATACCGACGGCAATCTCTGGATGGGCTGGGGCATGGGCAGCGCGGCCCTCGACGGAATCTGCATCTTCAACCCCGCCGGCAAACTCATCGGCCGCATCAACCTGCCCGAGCGCTGCGCCAACCTATGCTTCGGCGGCCTTCACCGCAACCGCCTGTTCATGGCCGCGAGCCAAAGCGTGTATGCGCTCTACGTCAACACGCAAGGTGCGGCGGGGGGGTGA